Proteins found in one Corynebacterium canis genomic segment:
- the eccD gene encoding type VII secretion integral membrane protein EccD, translating into MTMNTILHLTVRLEAPGTHRRQADLALPAHSSVAEILGEVLDLLHAPSISAPWQPTTTAGTVLDATAPLSALPLTHGDIVVLRPFADTPEPLVVDTAEALVSVPLPHPATQLSAAATGAGLVGFVWWCWTLPHHQWLAFASGALACVTLLALATRFALSSPVSRWVLASGTPIPAGCAAWTYVTSGDDGRGALLVAGLTAVAAMACACVAVQVVSYCPAMINACWGTVLFVLLCGVAAFGLAPHDLWLAGPAAACVGFALVSLIVVPSLAVHIAGCSVPRLPSAGEDFTVADSGSPPAQTQTSARLAVLLLDGMVLGLSFSGCAGIAAACVLCPPGSAPYVAALCAATSAAVGFHAIRHRSPWSTWALWVWALMCLVCSVSTLPLVGFLLVAGCLSCVLWAGRVPEFTPTLVCWFERLEAFAIAVALPLAAHVAGLFVAIRGLG; encoded by the coding sequence ATGACCATGAACACCATCCTGCATCTGACCGTCCGATTGGAGGCGCCTGGCACGCACCGGAGACAAGCGGACCTTGCGCTGCCTGCGCATTCGAGCGTCGCTGAAATCTTGGGAGAGGTTTTAGACTTACTACACGCCCCTAGCATTTCCGCGCCTTGGCAGCCGACCACCACGGCCGGCACTGTGTTGGATGCCACCGCCCCATTGTCCGCGCTGCCCCTCACGCACGGCGATATCGTGGTGCTCCGCCCGTTTGCGGACACTCCGGAACCGTTAGTGGTTGATACCGCGGAGGCGTTGGTTTCGGTACCGCTCCCGCACCCTGCCACGCAATTAAGCGCCGCTGCGACGGGCGCGGGTTTGGTGGGTTTTGTGTGGTGGTGTTGGACGCTTCCGCACCACCAGTGGTTGGCGTTTGCCTCCGGCGCATTGGCGTGCGTGACGTTATTGGCCCTGGCCACGCGTTTCGCCTTGAGTTCGCCGGTTTCTCGGTGGGTGTTGGCCTCCGGTACTCCGATCCCGGCGGGGTGCGCGGCGTGGACGTATGTGACGTCCGGCGATGATGGTCGCGGGGCTTTGCTCGTTGCGGGGTTGACGGCGGTGGCGGCGATGGCGTGCGCGTGTGTCGCGGTCCAGGTGGTTTCGTATTGTCCCGCGATGATTAATGCGTGTTGGGGCACGGTGTTGTTTGTGTTGTTGTGCGGGGTGGCGGCGTTTGGCTTGGCCCCGCATGATTTGTGGTTGGCTGGCCCGGCCGCCGCGTGCGTTGGTTTTGCCTTGGTGTCGTTGATTGTGGTGCCGTCGCTTGCTGTGCATATTGCGGGGTGTTCGGTGCCGCGTTTGCCCTCCGCCGGGGAGGATTTTACGGTTGCTGATTCGGGGTCGCCGCCCGCCCAGACCCAAACCAGTGCGCGGCTCGCTGTATTGCTTCTCGACGGCATGGTGCTCGGCCTTAGCTTTTCCGGTTGCGCTGGCATCGCCGCAGCGTGCGTGCTGTGTCCTCCGGGTTCCGCACCGTATGTGGCCGCATTGTGCGCGGCGACGAGCGCGGCGGTGGGGTTCCATGCCATTCGGCATCGTTCCCCGTGGTCCACTTGGGCGTTGTGGGTATGGGCCCTAATGTGCTTGGTGTGTAGCGTGTCCACCCTTCCGCTGGTGGGATTCTTGCTGGTGGCGGGTTGTTTGAGTTGCGTGTTGTGGGCTGGCCGGGTCCCGGAGTTTACGCCTACGCTGGTGTGTTGGTTCGAGCGTTTGGAGGCTTTTGCCATTGCGGTGGCGTTGCCTTTGGCGGCGCACGTGGCGGGGTTGTTTGTGGCAATTCGGGGGTTGGGATGA
- the mycP gene encoding type VII secretion-associated serine protease mycosin, translated as MSFRCKAAVTGLIVLCALVYLLRPPIAQAAEGLPQAQCPQALPVESLPAETKSSWARAHEFATGAGVKVAVIDTGIYPHPYLPQVQPIADLVDGAREGALTDCDGHGTVVAGVLAGRGPLDGVAPDIELLSIRQTSSFAPSESSAGTLDSLAEAIELALDRGAQIINVSVVSCVPGRGQPMETVLDGALARAEELNVVVVAAAGNVTAECQPDSAVLPAHSPTVLAVSASSDAHNIAPYSIPGLADHPQVAASGHVKVAASPRDAGFVGGIVDPQGGSRPFEGTSFAAPVVTGTAALVKQRFPEASAAEIRDRITSSAAHGTGNVDPYAALTWLPTGLTRPAAAPPIDAPPTARTNPAAGRALQVVMALLVGAALSALLLRRRR; from the coding sequence ATGAGTTTTCGTTGCAAGGCGGCGGTGACTGGCCTGATCGTATTGTGCGCCTTGGTGTATTTATTGCGCCCGCCGATCGCCCAGGCGGCGGAGGGGCTGCCGCAGGCGCAATGCCCGCAGGCGCTGCCGGTGGAGTCGTTGCCTGCGGAAACGAAGAGTTCGTGGGCGCGGGCGCATGAGTTTGCCACGGGTGCCGGGGTAAAGGTGGCGGTGATTGATACGGGGATTTATCCGCACCCGTATTTGCCGCAGGTGCAGCCGATCGCGGATCTTGTGGATGGCGCGCGCGAGGGCGCCCTGACGGATTGCGATGGTCACGGCACGGTGGTGGCCGGAGTCCTGGCCGGTCGCGGCCCGTTGGACGGCGTGGCCCCGGATATCGAGCTATTGAGCATCCGCCAAACCTCCAGTTTCGCGCCGTCCGAATCCTCGGCGGGAACCTTGGATTCCCTCGCGGAGGCGATAGAACTGGCGCTCGATCGTGGCGCGCAGATTATTAATGTGTCGGTGGTGTCTTGCGTCCCGGGCCGCGGCCAACCGATGGAAACGGTGCTGGATGGCGCTTTGGCCCGCGCGGAGGAGTTAAACGTGGTGGTGGTCGCGGCCGCGGGGAATGTGACGGCGGAATGCCAACCGGACTCGGCGGTACTACCTGCGCATTCGCCGACGGTCCTGGCGGTGAGCGCCAGCAGCGACGCGCACAATATCGCACCGTATAGCATCCCGGGGCTTGCAGACCATCCGCAGGTGGCGGCATCCGGCCATGTGAAGGTGGCCGCCAGCCCGCGCGATGCGGGGTTTGTGGGCGGGATCGTCGATCCGCAAGGTGGTTCGAGGCCGTTCGAGGGCACGAGTTTCGCCGCCCCGGTGGTCACGGGCACTGCGGCATTGGTGAAGCAGCGTTTCCCGGAGGCCAGCGCCGCCGAGATTCGCGATCGCATTACTAGTAGCGCGGCCCATGGCACGGGCAATGTTGATCCCTATGCCGCCTTAACGTGGTTGCCCACCGGACTCACCCGGCCCGCCGCCGCCCCGCCTATCGACGCCCCTCCCACCGCCCGCACCAACCCCGCCGCCGGCCGCGCCCTGCAGGTGGTTATGGCGCTGCTGGTTGGGGCTGCGCTTTCGGCGCTCTTGTTGCGTCGGCGCCGATAG
- the eccB gene encoding type VII secretion protein EccB: MDYQRILSPTTQAQVSGHRFFIRRIEHGLVLGDTRMIHDPLGRRRRAAVFGGVACLLLCLGAGALALFVPRIDPGAAPIVVAETGALYVRIDDRLHPVFNLTSAQLIVGAPEQPARAATEVLADMPRGIPIGLIDAPGVIDTDPTHRWHWSACALGEGIQVRAADQVPKAIAGGEAIFTEAAGISYIVTSQGRQALPPGDTPEGRVVRRRLGITAKTPVWSTSPEMLNTIAAQPEVRIPPAGELWETGDGGSFFVHDQAVVRLTDVQRDILLDLGFRSIPVDRATPHNFDDAKDYVELPSAAPRTWLDPTERAVCASGEAGDISLIDAPSAGTALSETLSYHGPGLGLPVDTGNGWIVVSDYGTRHTIADKEALAALGIETPGPAPWAIIKLLPEGIALDRDQALAPLAIGADATRAPKAQPQPAAP; the protein is encoded by the coding sequence GTGGACTATCAGCGGATCCTATCGCCAACAACACAGGCCCAGGTCTCTGGCCATAGGTTTTTCATACGCCGCATTGAGCATGGCTTGGTGCTCGGGGATACCCGCATGATCCACGATCCCCTGGGCCGTCGCCGCCGCGCCGCGGTGTTCGGCGGTGTGGCCTGTCTGCTCCTGTGCCTGGGTGCCGGGGCGCTCGCCTTGTTCGTCCCGCGCATTGACCCCGGCGCCGCCCCCATCGTGGTCGCCGAGACCGGCGCATTGTACGTTCGCATAGACGATCGGCTGCACCCCGTGTTCAACCTTACGTCCGCACAATTGATCGTGGGCGCCCCCGAGCAACCCGCCCGCGCCGCCACCGAAGTCCTCGCCGATATGCCGCGCGGCATCCCCATCGGGCTTATCGACGCCCCCGGTGTGATCGACACCGACCCAACCCACCGTTGGCACTGGTCGGCGTGCGCTTTGGGCGAGGGAATCCAGGTGCGCGCCGCAGATCAGGTCCCGAAGGCCATCGCCGGTGGGGAGGCCATATTTACGGAGGCCGCCGGCATCTCCTATATTGTGACCTCGCAGGGCCGTCAGGCGCTCCCGCCCGGCGACACTCCGGAGGGCCGCGTGGTGCGCCGCCGCCTAGGCATTACCGCGAAAACCCCGGTGTGGAGCACGTCCCCGGAGATGTTGAATACCATCGCGGCGCAACCCGAGGTGCGCATCCCGCCCGCCGGTGAACTTTGGGAAACCGGCGACGGCGGGTCTTTCTTTGTGCACGATCAGGCCGTGGTGCGCCTGACCGATGTGCAGCGCGATATCCTCCTTGACCTGGGTTTCCGCAGCATCCCCGTCGATCGCGCCACCCCGCACAATTTCGATGACGCTAAAGATTATGTCGAGCTCCCCAGCGCCGCACCGCGGACGTGGCTTGACCCCACCGAGCGCGCCGTGTGCGCCAGCGGTGAGGCTGGCGATATTTCGCTTATCGACGCCCCGTCGGCAGGCACCGCGCTCAGCGAAACGCTCAGCTATCACGGCCCCGGCCTTGGGCTCCCCGTGGATACCGGAAACGGTTGGATCGTGGTCAGCGATTACGGCACCCGGCACACCATTGCCGATAAGGAGGCCCTTGCGGCGCTCGGGATCGAGACGCCCGGCCCGGCCCCGTGGGCGATCATCAAGCTGTTGCCCGAGGGCATCGCATTGGACCGGGATCAGGCTCTCGCGCCCCTGGCTATCGGCGCCGACGCAACAAGAGCGCCGAAAGCGCAGCCCCAACCAGCAGCGCCATAA
- a CDS encoding tRNA pseudouridine synthase A — MDSVTDTFRLRLDLSYDGTDFHGWARQTRQGNADELRTVQGTLEETLSLILRAPVQLTVAGRTDAGVHAAHQVAHCDVPAGSLDQRSIDGDPRRLVRRLARILPEDVRVRDVSFAPPGFDARFSALRRHYVYRVTTHEAGALPTRARDTTVWPKPVDMQRMQREAESLLGLNDFAAFCKHRPNATTLRDLQVFSWRDISTVWEPELYEAHVCADAFCWSMVRSLVGACLAVGEGRRKAGFAAELLQERVRSSAVPVAAAKGLSLVGVDYPADECLAERATVTRNVRTLEG; from the coding sequence TTGGACAGCGTGACTGATACTTTCCGCCTGCGCCTAGACCTTTCCTACGACGGCACGGATTTTCATGGGTGGGCTCGCCAAACGCGGCAAGGCAACGCGGATGAATTGCGCACAGTCCAGGGCACGTTGGAGGAGACGCTCTCGTTGATCCTGCGGGCCCCCGTCCAACTCACCGTCGCCGGGCGCACGGACGCCGGTGTACATGCGGCGCACCAGGTGGCGCATTGCGATGTCCCGGCGGGTTCGTTAGATCAGCGCAGCATCGACGGGGATCCCCGCCGGCTGGTTCGCCGCCTGGCCAGGATCCTCCCGGAAGACGTGCGGGTGCGCGATGTGTCCTTCGCCCCGCCCGGATTCGACGCCAGGTTTTCGGCGTTACGCAGGCATTATGTGTATCGGGTGACCACCCACGAGGCCGGCGCCCTCCCCACGCGCGCCCGGGATACCACGGTGTGGCCCAAGCCGGTGGATATGCAGCGGATGCAGCGGGAGGCGGAATCGCTGCTCGGCCTCAATGATTTCGCGGCCTTTTGCAAGCACCGCCCGAACGCCACGACGCTTAGGGATTTGCAGGTGTTTTCCTGGCGGGATATTTCCACCGTTTGGGAGCCGGAATTATATGAAGCGCATGTTTGTGCAGATGCGTTTTGTTGGTCGATGGTGCGTTCGCTTGTCGGTGCGTGTTTGGCGGTGGGGGAGGGGCGTCGAAAAGCGGGGTTTGCTGCGGAATTATTGCAGGAGCGGGTGCGTTCTTCGGCGGTTCCGGTGGCGGCCGCGAAGGGTTTGTCCTTGGTCGGTGTGGACTATCCTGCGGACGAGTGTTTGGCGGAGCGCGCCACGGTAACGCGAAATGTGCGTACCTTGGAAGGTTGA
- the rplQ gene encoding 50S ribosomal protein L17, whose product MPKPKKGPRLGGSASHQKKILSNLAAQLIEHGAIKTTDTKAKLLRPYVEKLITKAKAGTVADRRNVLKDVPNKEIVARLFNELAPKFEGREGGYTRIVKLENRKGDNAPMSQISLILEPTVSTEASRAARAAASKQVEETTEEN is encoded by the coding sequence ATGCCAAAGCCCAAGAAGGGGCCCCGTCTCGGCGGTTCTGCTAGCCACCAGAAGAAGATTCTTTCGAACCTGGCGGCGCAGCTGATCGAGCACGGCGCAATCAAGACCACGGACACCAAGGCCAAGCTGCTGCGTCCGTACGTGGAAAAGCTCATTACCAAAGCCAAGGCCGGCACTGTTGCCGACCGCCGTAATGTGCTCAAGGACGTCCCGAACAAGGAGATCGTCGCTCGCCTGTTCAACGAGCTCGCTCCCAAGTTCGAAGGTCGTGAGGGTGGCTACACCCGCATCGTCAAGCTGGAAAACCGCAAGGGCGACAACGCCCCGATGTCTCAGATCTCGCTCATCCTCGAGCCGACCGTGAGCACCGAGGCCTCCCGCGCCGCCCGCGCCGCCGCTTCCAAGCAGGTCGAGGAGACCACTGAGGAAAACTAA
- a CDS encoding DUF6541 family protein — protein sequence MGIYGAALVAVAVFTVPGFLLTWVSGLRAPWAAAAAVPASFGVFGFAAWFYGMTGYSFTGTATCIILAAALLLAALWRFAFFAYRRRARRNAPPAPAPDPTKPQVVAPKPRFWEAWQPGSIIDPRWVLPGLGAVVGAWLLMSRSLKLLDETRYGMDNIYQGWDVHWHASVIRFILETGVASPTRMGELQNLESQAPLYYPSAWHAGAYLVAEYAGVSPIAATNITAIVLPALVLPLSVGLLAWRILNNRGLAAQIAAGIAAIAVYGSPVLFWIGNYVGAWPYVAAVSMAGIVLALYMSVPAVKVRAFAAAVTFIGMVQTHPSAATIVILGLACWWLLWLVWAPSKRPTTRKQHVLYRLSDLGMLAGAGIVAVAVFLPQLLAGAGQSEEVKSFTATENVSRTQSWWMAIEMMTRHTDEAPNASWVLWLAGTGAVLALLWRRNLWLPACYALSVWVTVNSLRPFEKPWGEWLEMIGALHYNTAHRLIMPVAMITFAYVGVCIAVVLRLVLLGPFRRFHQVSVALSVVAALIAGWCMAQRVTKDMEEGSDWAITSARDGRMVSETDLKAYRWVARQPHAYDGLILSNPAEGSGWAYPYNNLPMLFPHYLWPATGTSSATNMVYWHPDKLGMGANGDPDELNLADIAARRLNITFIIVSPPSFWAFQEPLLPMEQGLWHTAGVTPVYKDRHVVVFAVNDRFTDAQLNQMRERGNSPERLPDLPTKGLEGKALTPEEYDQPYYHRPIKAPSQPPNMADINDHWQEQPAASH from the coding sequence ATGGGAATCTACGGTGCGGCGTTGGTGGCGGTGGCGGTGTTTACCGTTCCCGGTTTCCTGCTGACGTGGGTTTCTGGGCTGCGGGCTCCATGGGCGGCGGCGGCTGCGGTCCCGGCAAGTTTTGGAGTGTTCGGGTTCGCCGCGTGGTTTTACGGAATGACGGGGTATTCGTTTACCGGCACCGCAACGTGCATAATTTTGGCGGCCGCACTCCTGTTAGCCGCCCTGTGGCGCTTCGCGTTTTTTGCTTATCGACGCCGCGCCCGGCGCAACGCCCCACCCGCCCCCGCGCCCGATCCCACGAAACCCCAGGTGGTTGCCCCGAAACCGCGGTTCTGGGAAGCCTGGCAGCCGGGTAGTATTATCGACCCCCGCTGGGTGCTGCCCGGGCTCGGTGCCGTGGTGGGCGCGTGGCTGCTGATGAGCCGCTCGCTGAAATTGCTGGATGAGACCCGTTACGGGATGGATAACATCTACCAAGGGTGGGATGTGCACTGGCACGCCAGCGTGATCCGCTTTATTTTGGAAACGGGTGTGGCGTCGCCGACGCGCATGGGGGAGCTGCAGAATCTGGAGAGTCAGGCGCCGCTGTACTACCCGTCCGCCTGGCACGCCGGTGCCTACCTGGTTGCGGAGTACGCCGGGGTGTCGCCGATCGCCGCCACGAATATCACGGCGATCGTGCTGCCCGCGCTGGTCTTGCCCTTGTCGGTGGGGTTGCTGGCGTGGCGGATTTTGAATAATCGGGGCTTGGCGGCGCAGATCGCGGCGGGCATCGCGGCCATCGCCGTGTATGGCAGCCCGGTGTTGTTCTGGATCGGTAACTATGTGGGGGCGTGGCCGTATGTGGCGGCGGTAAGCATGGCGGGGATCGTGCTGGCGCTGTATATGTCCGTGCCGGCGGTCAAGGTGCGGGCGTTCGCGGCGGCGGTGACGTTTATCGGCATGGTGCAGACGCACCCCTCGGCGGCCACCATCGTGATCCTGGGGCTGGCCTGCTGGTGGCTGCTGTGGTTGGTGTGGGCGCCCTCGAAACGGCCCACCACGCGCAAACAGCATGTGCTGTATCGGCTTTCAGACCTCGGCATGCTGGCCGGTGCCGGCATCGTGGCGGTGGCGGTGTTCCTGCCGCAGCTGCTGGCCGGTGCCGGGCAGAGCGAAGAAGTGAAATCCTTTACCGCCACGGAAAACGTTTCCCGCACGCAATCCTGGTGGATGGCCATCGAAATGATGACCCGCCACACCGATGAAGCCCCCAATGCCTCCTGGGTGCTGTGGCTGGCCGGGACGGGCGCGGTGCTGGCCCTGCTGTGGCGCCGTAATCTGTGGCTGCCCGCCTGCTATGCGCTGAGCGTGTGGGTGACCGTGAACTCGCTGCGCCCCTTTGAAAAACCGTGGGGCGAATGGTTGGAAATGATCGGTGCCCTGCACTACAACACCGCGCACCGCCTGATCATGCCGGTGGCCATGATCACCTTCGCCTACGTGGGCGTATGCATCGCCGTGGTGCTGCGGCTGGTGCTGCTGGGCCCGTTCCGGCGTTTCCACCAGGTTTCCGTGGCATTGTCCGTGGTCGCGGCGCTGATCGCCGGCTGGTGCATGGCGCAGCGGGTAACCAAAGACATGGAGGAGGGTTCCGATTGGGCCATTACCTCCGCCCGCGACGGCCGCATGGTCAGCGAAACGGACCTGAAGGCGTACCGCTGGGTGGCGCGGCAACCCCACGCCTACGATGGGCTGATCCTGTCCAACCCGGCGGAAGGCTCCGGGTGGGCGTACCCGTACAACAACCTGCCCATGCTGTTCCCGCATTACCTGTGGCCGGCCACGGGGACTAGTTCCGCGACCAATATGGTGTATTGGCACCCCGACAAGCTCGGCATGGGCGCGAATGGGGATCCGGACGAGCTGAATCTCGCGGATATCGCCGCGCGGCGGCTGAATATCACGTTTATTATCGTTTCCCCGCCGAGCTTTTGGGCCTTCCAGGAGCCGCTGCTGCCCATGGAGCAAGGGTTGTGGCACACCGCCGGCGTGACCCCGGTGTATAAAGACCGCCATGTGGTGGTGTTTGCCGTGAATGATCGCTTTACGGACGCCCAATTGAATCAGATGCGCGAGCGCGGCAATTCCCCGGAGCGGCTGCCGGATCTACCCACAAAGGGCTTGGAAGGCAAGGCGCTCACCCCCGAGGAATACGATCAGCCCTATTACCATCGCCCCATCAAGGCCCCCTCGCAACCCCCGAATATGGCTGATATCAACGATCACTGGCAGGAGCAGCCCGCCGCTTCCCATTAA